Proteins encoded by one window of Deinococcus seoulensis:
- a CDS encoding NAD(P)/FAD-dependent oxidoreductase, with protein sequence MTVAGTPDVIVVGGGLIGAVTAFTLGRAGLRVTVLDADRPGAAWRAAAGLLTPDGERLRGTPLHAPALSSLRAWPELARALEAASGVNVAYRPGVTRLRAGGGEDRTPGEASLYPPGVVQAARHALPVVRARVTRLTPLPGAGVRVHADAGDGTGDRVGTWDARHVILAAGAWSGAFGLPVQAQWGQAHLHAVPDQRSPDQHCPARYGPPTPGFSRYLLGRPDGVYVGATARPARHPADSHPADPACLRPDRHADRWLRGVARQLAPDLPAGPGPRTLLGLRPVTPDGQPIVGPHPDPRLARAGVIVATGHGRHGALLAPATAQAALHLLLGVPA encoded by the coding sequence GTGACCGTGGCCGGAACGCCGGACGTGATCGTGGTGGGCGGCGGCCTGATCGGCGCGGTCACGGCCTTCACCCTCGGCCGCGCGGGCCTGCGCGTGACCGTGCTGGACGCCGACCGGCCCGGCGCGGCGTGGCGGGCCGCCGCTGGCCTCCTCACCCCGGACGGCGAGCGCCTGCGCGGCACGCCCCTGCACGCCCCCGCCCTGAGCAGCCTGCGCGCGTGGCCCGAGCTGGCCCGCGCGCTGGAGGCCGCGAGCGGCGTGAACGTCGCGTACCGGCCCGGCGTGACCCGCCTGCGCGCCGGTGGGGGAGAGGACCGCACGCCCGGCGAGGCGTCCCTGTACCCGCCGGGTGTCGTGCAGGCCGCGCGGCACGCTCTGCCCGTCGTCCGCGCCCGCGTGACCCGCCTGACCCCGCTGCCGGGAGCGGGCGTGCGCGTCCACGCCGACGCGGGTGACGGAACGGGTGACCGTGTGGGCACCTGGGACGCCCGGCACGTCATCCTGGCCGCCGGTGCCTGGAGCGGCGCGTTCGGCCTGCCCGTGCAGGCGCAGTGGGGTCAGGCGCACCTGCACGCCGTCCCGGACCAGCGCTCCCCCGACCAGCACTGCCCGGCCCGCTATGGCCCACCCACCCCCGGTTTCTCCCGCTACCTGCTGGGCCGCCCGGACGGCGTGTACGTCGGCGCGACCGCCCGCCCCGCCCGCCACCCTGCCGACAGCCACCCCGCCGATCCCGCCTGCCTCCGGCCGGACCGGCACGCGGACCGCTGGCTGCGCGGCGTGGCCCGCCAGCTCGCACCGGACCTCCCGGCTGGCCCTGGCCCCCGCACGCTGCTGGGCCTGCGCCCCGTCACCCCGGACGGACAGCCCATCGTCGGCCCGCACCCGGACCCGCGACTGGCCCGCGCGGGCGTGATCGTCGCCACCGGGCACGGACGGCACGGCGCGCTGCTGGCCCCCGCCACCGCGCAGGCCGCCCTGCACCTGCTGCTCGGGGTCCCCGCATGA
- the thiD gene encoding bifunctional hydroxymethylpyrimidine kinase/phosphomethylpyrimidine kinase, with the protein MTHPDRTGPPVALTIAGSDSGGGAGIQADLKTFEAHGVYGASVLTLITAQNTVGVQAVHALPPDLIAAQIRSVLSDFPVAAIKTGALGTAEAVHAVTRALHDWHGPLILDPVMIAKSGDSLLDPAALHALIHHLLPRAALITPNLPEWDALTRAGLHPTAPVLLKGGHAAHAGQPTPTVTDELRLPGQPTLTLSAPRQPTRHTHGTGCTLSAAITAHLALGHALPVAVTRAHAYLQRALHAAPGLGAGHGPLGHRQAGQAEGEDQAGVDRNAGLPA; encoded by the coding sequence ATGACTCACCCGGACAGGACTGGCCCGCCCGTGGCCCTCACCATCGCCGGGTCTGACTCCGGCGGCGGCGCCGGCATCCAGGCGGACCTGAAAACCTTCGAGGCGCACGGCGTGTACGGCGCGAGCGTCCTGACCCTGATCACCGCGCAGAACACCGTCGGCGTGCAGGCCGTCCACGCCCTCCCGCCCGACCTGATCGCCGCGCAGATCCGCTCGGTTCTCAGCGACTTCCCGGTCGCGGCCATCAAGACCGGCGCCCTCGGCACCGCCGAGGCTGTCCACGCCGTCACCCGCGCCCTGCACGACTGGCACGGCCCGCTGATCCTGGACCCCGTCATGATCGCCAAGAGCGGCGACTCCCTCCTCGACCCGGCCGCCCTGCACGCCCTGATTCACCACCTGCTGCCACGCGCCGCCCTGATCACCCCGAACCTCCCGGAATGGGACGCCCTGACCCGCGCCGGCCTCCACCCCACCGCGCCCGTGCTGCTCAAGGGCGGTCACGCCGCCCACGCCGGGCAGCCCACGCCCACCGTCACCGACGAACTGCGCCTCCCCGGCCAGCCCACCCTGACCCTCAGTGCCCCCCGCCAGCCCACCCGGCACACGCACGGCACCGGCTGCACCCTCTCGGCCGCCATCACCGCCCACCTCGCCCTCGGGCACGCCCTCCCGGTCGCCGTGACCCGCGCGCACGCCTACCTGCAACGCGCCCTGCACGCCGCACCCGGCCTCGGCGCAGGCCACGGCCCCCTCGGCCACCGGCAGGCCGGTCAGGCAGAGGGTGAGGATCAGGCAGGTGTGGACAGGAACGCCGGGCTGCCTGCCTGA